One part of the Streptomyces lienomycini genome encodes these proteins:
- a CDS encoding enoyl-CoA hydratase family protein — protein MTPVARIDRTRARGVETLALDSPHNRNALSAALVGDLADALAEADRDPGVRAVVLTHTGTTFSAGADLRDPPDPDALAGLFRRIAEVPKPVIARVAGHARAGGLGLLAACDIAAASTESTFAFTEVRIGVAPAVISLALLPRTDPRALARYYLTGERFDAAEAARIGLVTVAGDDVDAVLEPVLDGVRRASPQGLAETKRLLTARVLEAFDRDAADLTALSARLFASPQAREGMTAFLERRDPEWVV, from the coding sequence ATGACCCCCGTCGCCCGGATCGACCGCACGCGCGCGCGAGGCGTCGAGACCCTCGCCCTCGACTCCCCGCACAACCGCAACGCCCTGTCCGCCGCCCTCGTCGGCGACCTCGCCGACGCCCTCGCCGAGGCCGACCGGGACCCCGGCGTCCGCGCCGTCGTCCTCACCCACACCGGCACCACCTTCAGCGCCGGAGCCGACCTGCGCGACCCGCCCGACCCGGACGCCCTGGCCGGCCTGTTCCGGCGGATCGCCGAGGTGCCGAAACCGGTGATCGCCCGCGTAGCCGGGCACGCCCGCGCGGGCGGCCTCGGCCTCCTCGCCGCCTGCGACATCGCGGCCGCGTCCACGGAGTCGACCTTCGCCTTCACCGAGGTCCGCATCGGCGTCGCGCCCGCCGTCATCTCCCTGGCCCTGCTGCCCCGCACCGACCCCCGCGCCCTCGCCCGCTACTACCTCACCGGCGAGCGCTTCGACGCCGCCGAGGCCGCCCGCATCGGCCTGGTCACGGTGGCGGGCGACGACGTGGACGCCGTACTCGAACCCGTCCTCGACGGTGTGCGCCGCGCCTCACCGCAGGGTCTGGCCGAGACGAAACGGCTGCTCACGGCTAGGGTGCTGGAGGCCTTCGACCGGGACGCGGCCGACCTGACCGCGCTCTCGGCCCGGCTGTTCGCCTCCCCGCAGGCCCGCGAGGGGATGACGGCCTTCCTCGAACGACGGGATCCGGAATGGGTGGTCTGA
- a CDS encoding TetR/AcrR family transcriptional regulator — translation MGGLSGSAHTAERAERVPKQDRSRATRQRLLEAALACLAERGWAGSTVTVVAEHAGVSRGAAQHHFPTREDLFTAAVEYVAEERSTALRALFPDGAAPGDRHAVVAALVDLYTGPLFRAALHLWVAASHEEQLRGRVTELEARVGRETHRIAVDLLGADESRPGARETVQGLLDMARGLGLANLLTDDAARRDRVVEQWARLLEQALEGEAD, via the coding sequence ATGGGTGGTCTGAGCGGCTCCGCGCACACGGCGGAGCGCGCGGAACGCGTACCCAAGCAGGACCGGAGCCGGGCCACCCGGCAACGGCTCCTGGAAGCCGCCCTGGCCTGCCTCGCCGAACGCGGCTGGGCCGGCTCCACGGTCACCGTCGTCGCCGAACACGCCGGCGTCTCCCGCGGCGCCGCCCAGCACCACTTCCCGACCCGCGAGGACCTCTTCACGGCGGCCGTGGAGTACGTCGCCGAGGAACGCTCCACCGCGCTGCGGGCCCTGTTCCCCGACGGCGCGGCGCCCGGCGACCGCCACGCCGTCGTCGCCGCCCTCGTCGACCTCTACACCGGCCCGCTCTTCCGCGCCGCCCTGCACCTGTGGGTCGCCGCCTCCCACGAGGAGCAACTGCGCGGCCGGGTCACCGAGCTGGAGGCCCGCGTCGGCCGGGAGACCCACCGCATCGCCGTCGACCTCCTCGGCGCCGACGAGTCCCGCCCCGGCGCCCGGGAAACCGTCCAGGGCCTCCTCGACATGGCCCGCGGCCTGGGCCTCGCCAACCTCCTCACCGACGACGCGGCACGGCGGGACCGGGTGGTGGAGCAGTGGGCGCGGCTGCTGGAGCAGGCGCTGGAGGGGGAGGCGGACTGA
- the pdxH gene encoding pyridoxamine 5'-phosphate oxidase has protein sequence MGGVTDREADSAVPAVSAASSASAAPAAAPLDLASMRRQYRAEGLSETELAATPVEQFARWFKQAATDGGLFEPNAVVVSTADPEGRPSSRTVLLKHFDEQGFVFYTNYDSRKARELDANPYVSLLFPWHPMARQVVVSGVARRTGRDETAAYFRTRPHGSQLGAWASAQSRVVADRRALDAAYAELDARYPQDEQVPVPPHWGGFRVVPEAVEFWQGRENRLHDRLRYVAQAGGAWRVERLGP, from the coding sequence ATGGGCGGCGTGACCGACCGCGAAGCCGATTCCGCCGTCCCCGCCGTGTCCGCCGCCTCCTCCGCCTCCGCCGCGCCCGCCGCCGCGCCCTTGGACCTCGCCTCGATGCGCCGGCAGTACCGGGCCGAGGGGCTGTCCGAGACGGAGCTGGCCGCGACGCCCGTCGAGCAGTTCGCGCGCTGGTTCAAGCAGGCCGCCACGGACGGCGGGCTGTTCGAGCCGAACGCCGTGGTCGTCTCCACGGCGGACCCGGAGGGACGGCCCAGCTCCCGCACGGTGCTGCTGAAGCACTTCGACGAGCAGGGGTTCGTCTTCTACACCAACTACGACTCCCGCAAGGCGCGCGAGCTGGACGCGAACCCGTACGTCTCGCTGCTGTTCCCCTGGCATCCGATGGCCCGGCAGGTCGTGGTGTCGGGCGTGGCCCGGCGCACCGGGCGGGACGAGACCGCCGCGTACTTCCGGACCCGGCCGCACGGCTCCCAGCTGGGCGCCTGGGCCAGCGCGCAGTCCCGGGTGGTGGCCGACCGGCGTGCCCTGGACGCCGCGTACGCCGAGCTGGACGCCCGCTATCCGCAGGACGAGCAGGTGCCGGTGCCGCCGCACTGGGGCGGGTTCCGGGTGGTGCCGGAGGCGGTGGAGTTCTGGCAGGGCCGGGAGAACCGGCTGCACGACCGCCTGCGGTACGTGGCGCAGGCGGGCGGGGCCTGGCGGGTGGAGCGGCTCGGTCCGTGA